In one window of Gadus chalcogrammus isolate NIFS_2021 chromosome 12, NIFS_Gcha_1.0, whole genome shotgun sequence DNA:
- the scp2b gene encoding sterol carrier protein 2b, with protein sequence MPEVRSPRRHIHAVFTSASEGLEGFKSHAVFQEINKKLEEEGASFVKKIGGVFAFKVKDGPDGKEGTWYVDVKNGTGCVHNDTAKKADCTIAMSDTDLLALMTGKMNAQSAFFQGKLKITGNMGLAMKLQSLQLKPGQAKL encoded by the exons ATGCCAGAAGTACGCAGCCCTAG ACGGCATATCCACGCCGTGTTCACCAGTGCCAGCGAAGGACTGGAGGGCTTCAAGTCGCACGCGGTGTTCCAGGAGATCAACaagaagctggaggag GAAGGAGCAAGTTTTGTCAAAAAGATCGGAGGTGTGTTTGCCTTTAAAGTAAAAGATGGGCCTGATGGGAAGGAGGGGACCTGGTACGTGGATGTGAAGAACGGAACCGGCTGTGTCCACAACGACACGG CTAAGAAGGCAGACTGCACCATTGCAATGTCCGATACCGACCTTCTGGCCCTGATGACGGGGAAGATGAACGCCCAGTCT GCATTCTTCCAGGGCAAGCTGAAGATCACTGGGAACATGGGCCTGGCCATGAAGCTCCAGTCCCTGCAGCTCAAACCGGGACAGGCCAAGCTGTAG
- the cpt2 gene encoding carnitine O-palmitoyltransferase 2, mitochondrial: protein MANLLSLQFSASLRHTGRLVSPRAASLTQRRFKQDSSAEYLHKSIVPSMHYQKSLPRLPVPKLEDTIRRYLAAQKPLLDDDQFRTTENLAKDFQSTTGKTLHEELVAQDKSNKHTSYISAPWFDMYLSARESVVLNFNPFMSFNPDPRTEYNDQLVRATNVVCSAVRFMKTLRAGVLAPEVFHLNPSKSDTDGFKRLIRWVPSSLSWYGAYMVNAYPLDMSQYFRLFNSTRVPKQGRDELFTDAKGRHLLVMRKGNMYSFDVVDPDGNMVRPAEIQSHLNYILADESPAAAHPLGVLTSENRDVWAGLREKLVAAGNGETLQEVDSALFCLCLDDEDMRDHIHTSHNMLHGDGCNRWYDKSFSVVLARDGQTAINFEHSWGDGVAVLRFQNEIFKDTTEQPLVHPGSAPTGADSAAAVRRLRFHLDDALRAGIDAAKENFDAAVSELTIDALEFKKGGKEQLKKQKLSPDAVAQLAFQMGFLRQYGHTVATYESCSTAAFKHGRTETIRPATVHTKRCAEAFVQRPGEHSVDQLVEMLKECSKYHGQLTREAAMGQGFDRHLFAMRYLANTKGQALHDLYKDPAYAAINHNVLSTSTLTSPAVSLGGFAPVVPDGFGVGYGVHDDWIGCNVSSYPSRDVHEFLRCVDKSLEDIFTVLEGKPIN, encoded by the exons ATGGCGAACCTGCTTTCCCTGCAGTTCAGtgcctctctcagacacacggGCAGGCTAGTGTCTCCTAGAGCCGCGTCCTTGACTCAGAGACGCTTCAAACAGGACTCTTCTGCAGAGTACCTTCACAAAAGCATTGTACCCTCAATGCATTACCAAAAGAGTCTGCCTAG actACCTGTTCCCAAACTAGAAGATACCATCAGAAGATATTTAGCGGCTCAGAAACCACTGTTGGACGATGACCAATTCAG GACCACTGAGAACTTGGCCAAGGATTTTCAGAGTACGACAGGGAAGACCTTGCATGAAGAACTGGTGGCCCAGGACAAGAGCAACAAGCACACCAGCTACATCTCAG CGCCATGGTTCGACATGTACCTCTCGGCCCGGGAGTCTGTGGTGCTGAACTTTAACCCCTTCATGTCCTTCAACCCGGACCCCCGGACCGAGTACAACGACCAGCTGGTCCGCGCCACCAACGTGGTGTGCTCGGCCGTGCGCTTCATGAAGACCCTGCGGGCGGGGGTCCTGGCCCCCGAGGTCTTCCACCTCAACCCGTCCAAGAGCGACACGGACGGCTTCAAGAGGCTGATCCGCTGGGTGCCTTCCTCACTGTCCTGGTACGGAGCCTACATGGTGAACGCCTATCCCCTGGACATGTCCCAGTACTTCCGCCTCTTCAACTCCACCCGCGTGCCTAAGCAGGGCCGGGACGAGCTATTCACAGACGCAAAGGGGCGGCATCTGCTGGTGATGCGGAAGGGCAACATGTACTCGTTCGACGTGGTCGACCCCGACGGCAACATGGTGAGGCCTGCCGAGATCCAGTCCCACCTGAACTACATCCTGGCGGACGAGAGCCCGGCCGCAGCCCACCCTCTTGGGGTGCTGACCAGCGAGAACCGGGACGTGTGGgcagggctgagggagaagcTAGTCGCCGCGGGCAATGGCGAGACACTGCAGGAGGTGGACAGCGCGCTGTTCTGCCTGTGCCTCGACGACGAGGACATGCGCGACCACATCCACACCTCCCACAACATGTTGCACGGCGACGGCTGCAACCGCTGGTACGACAAGTCCTTCTCAGTGGTGCTGGCCCGGGACGGCCAGACCGCCATTAACTTCGAGCACTCGTGGGGCGACGGCGTGGCCGTGCTGCGCTTCCAGAACGAGATCTTCAAGGACACCACGGAGCAGCCGCTGGTACACCCGGGCTCCGCCCCCACCGGCGCGGACTCGGCGGCCGCGGTGCGCAGGCTCCGTTTCCACCTCGATGACGCGCTGCGCGCCGGCATCGACGCCGCCAAGGAGAACTTTGACGCGGCCGTGTCCGAGCTCACCATCGACGCCTTGGAGTTCAAAAAGGGCGGGAAAGAGCAGCTGAAGAAGCAGAAGCTGAGCCCCGATGCGGTGGCCCAGCTGGCGTTTCAGATGGGCTTCCTGCGGCAGTACGGCCACACGGTGGCCACGTACGAGTCCTGCAGCACGGCCGCCTTCAAGCACGGACGCACCGAGACCATCCGCCCGGCCACGGTACACACCAAGCGCTGCGCCGAGGCCTTCGTCCAGCGGCCGGGGGAGCACAGCGTGGATCAGCTGGTAGAGATGCTGAAGGAGTGCTCCAAATACCACGGGCAGCTCACCAGGGAGGCCGCCATGG GTCAGGGTTTCGACCGCCACCTCTTCGCTATGCGCTATCTGGCCAACACTAAAGGGCAGGCCCTCCACGACTTATACAAGGACCCGGCGTACGCGGCCATCAACCACAACGTCCTGTCCACCAGCACCCTCACCAGCCCGGCCGTCAGCCTGGGCGGCTTCGCGCCGGTCGTCCCAGACGGCTTCGGCGTAGGCTATGGTGTCCACGACGACTGGATCGGCTGCAACGTCTCCAGCTACCCATCCCGCGACGTCCACGAGTTCCTGCGGTGTGTCGACAAGTCTCTAGAGGACATCTTCACTGTGTTGGAGGGGAAGCCCATCAACTAA
- the magoh gene encoding protein mago nashi homolog, whose translation MSTSDFYLRYYVGHKGKFGHEFLEFEFRPDGKLRYANNSNYKNDVMIRKEAYVHKSVMEELKRIIDDSEITKEDDALWPPPDRVGRQELEIVIGDEHISFTTSKIGSLIDVNQSKDPEGLRVFYYLVQDLKCLVFSLIGLHFKIKPI comes from the exons ATGTCCACGAGTGACTTCTATTTGAGATATTATGTCGGGCACAAGGGGAAATTCGGACACGAATTCTTAGAGTTTGAGTTCCGTCCTGACG GAAAACTGAGATATGCAAACAACAGCAACTACAAGAACGACGTCATGATCCGAAAAGAG GCCTATGTACACAAGAGTGTGATGGAGGAACTCAAGAGGATCATCGACGACAGTGAAATAACCAAGGAAGACGACGCGCTTTGGCCACCACCTGATAGAGTCGGAAGACAG GAGTTGGAGATAGTCATTGGAGATGAACACATTTCTTTCACAACATCGAAAATCGGCTCCTTGATTGACGTAAACCAGTCTAA AGATCCAGAGGGTCTCCGTGTCTTCTACTACCTGGTCCAGGACCTGAAATGTCTCGTCTTCAGTCTAATCGGCCTACACTTCAAAATCAAGCCCATCTAA
- the aatf gene encoding protein AATF, giving the protein MAGSVSQQLEELLNPLPKFADPENDQDDETKAQVDDRFDEDDHEDHEDGFGLSNLRKHNTSLLAETDRRYVGQAVSRKQLLKEMGQSDEEGDDMSETKGEDDDDDDHDEEIESDECDDIASGAERETQEEQLIGKSNGTVKTLVSNKKRPDFVCAEGVDLHKLTEGMDDLGASDDGSDDDDGDDDDGEEDDDDDSEEGTEDEDQGTVKTFSKEKVDEEVEKGKAVKNQLILWDQLLEGRIKIQKALATANQLPQPLTFPEFKKQGGAEFAGALKNSHKALKALQRSLLELQDQLLHQNPDTRPISMGKSYGAAANSDDELSEVMEVEPAAGSGALKRKLDVGQYPAFMAKRFADFQPYCNGTLQKWHDKTRLTMGKSSKGFGAFERNIVTQVEQVLLDKERLLRRTQTRRTEYRVLGKKDTSSAAPPEEPAAPLEDREEEEPADEQMMKANRHLKDLDEDIFDDDDFYHQLLRELIERKTSAADPNDQVAMGRQWLAIQKLRSKIKKRVDTKASKGRKVRFTIHSKMVNFMAPVDHSPMNDEARTELFRCLFGKNSPLEGSQVGVM; this is encoded by the coding sequence ATGGCTGGTTCGGTTTCCCAGCAGCTTGAGGAATTGTTAAACCCTTTACCAAAATTCGCAGACCCCGAGAACGACCAGGACGATGAGACAAAAGCCCAAGTTGATGACAGGTTTGACGAAGACGATCACGAAGATCACGAAGATGGGTTTGGCCTTAGCAATCTGCGAAAGCACAACACATCTCTGCTGGCTGAGACCGATCGCCGATACGTGGGACAGGCAGTATCTCGTAAACAACTGCTTAAGGAGATGGGTCAATCTGATGAAGAAGGAGATGATATGTCCGAAACGAAAGGtgaggacgatgatgatgatgaccacGACGAAGAGATCGAATCCGACGAGTGTGATGATATTGCATCTGGGGCTGAAAGAGAGACGCAAGAAGAGCAGCTGATAGGGAAATCAAATGGTACAGTCAAAACCCTTGTGTCTAACAAGAAACGTCCAGACTTCGTTTGTGCTGAGGGTGTTGACTTGCACAAGTTAACAGAAGGGATGGACGATCTGGGAGCGAGTGACGATgggagtgatgatgatgatggtgatgatgatgatggagaggaagatgatgatgatgactctGAAGAGGGGACTGAGGATGAAGACCAGGGCACAGTCAAGACCTTCTCTAAGGAGAAGGTGGACGAGGAAGTTGAGAAGGGCAAAGCAGTGAAGAATCAGCTCATCCTGTGGGACCAACTGCTGGAAGGGCGAATCAAGATCCAGAAGGCTCTCGCCACGGCCAATCAGCTTCCACAACCGCTGACGTTCCCAGAGTTTAAAAAGCAGGGCGGTGCAGAGTTTGCTGGGGCGCTGAAGAACAGCCACAAAGCCCTGAAGGCTCTCCAGCGGTCTTTACTGGAGCTGCAGGACCAGCTGCTGCACCAGAACCCCGACACCAGGCCCATCTCCATGGGGAAGAGCTATGGAGCTGCGGCCAATAGCGACGATGAGCTCAgcgaggtgatggaggtggaacCGGCGGCTGGATCCGGCGCCCTGAAGCGTAAGCTGGATGTGGGACAGTACCCGGCCTTCATGGCCAAACGCTTCGCTGACTTCCAGCCCTACTGCAACGGCACGCTGCAGAAGTGGCACGACAAGACCAGGCTGACCATGGGCAAGAGCAGCAAGGGCTTTGGCGCCTTCGAGCGCAACATCGTCACCCAGGTGGAGCAGGTGCTCCTGGACAAGGAGAGGCTGCTGAGGAGAACCCAGACCCGCCGCACCGAGTACAGGGTCCTTGGGAAGAAGGACACGTCGTCCGCCGCGCCCCCCGAAGAGCCGGCCGCACCCCTTGAGGatagagaagaagaggagcccGCGGACGAGCAGATGATGAAGGCCAACCGGCACCTCAAGGACCTGGACGAGGACATCTTTGACGACGACGACTTCTACCACCAGCTCCTCAGGGAGCTGATCGAGCGCAAGACGAGCGCCGCCGACCCCAACGACCAGGTGGCCATGGGCCGGCAGTGGCTGGCCATCCAGAAGCTGCGCAGCAAGATCAAGAAGCGCGTGGACACCAAGGCCAGCAAGGGGCGAAAGGTGCGCTTCACCATCCACAGCAAGATGGTGAACTTCATGGCCCCGGTCGACCACAGCCCCATGAACGACGAGGCCAGGACCGAGCTGTTCCGCTGTCTGTTTGGCAAAAACTCGCCGCTGGAGGGGTCGCAGGTGGGCGTCATGTAA
- the uck2a gene encoding uridine-cytidine kinase 2-A isoform X2 yields the protein MSNHSKVWHIMASIVVCPNSILKEHISSVCSKIMELLGQNKIDHHHRQVVILSLDSFYRVLSPEQKARALKGQFNFDHPDAFDNDLIISTLWDILEGKIVQLPVYDFVIHSRKEETVTVYPADVVLCEGILMFYAQEIRDMFQMKLFVDTDADTRLSRRVLRDICERGRDLESVLSQYIMFVKPAFEEFCLPTKKYADVIIPRGADNLVAINLIVQHIQDILNGGLNKKNNGCLEDYELTQNLQNTEPSSRPH from the exons ATGTCAAATCATTCCAAAGTATGGCACATTATGGCCTCAATCGTGGTATGCCCAAATTCCATTTTGAAAGAACATATT TCGTCGGTGTGCAGTAAGATCATGGAGCTTCTTGGGCAGAACAAGATCGACCACCACCATAGGCAGGTGGTGATCCTCAGCCTGGACAGCTTCTACAGGGTGCTCTCCCCTGAGCAGAAAGCCAGAGCTCTGAAGGGACAGTTCAACTTCGACCATCCAG ATGCGTTCGATAATGACCTCATCATCTCCACCTTGTGGGACATCTTGGAGGGCAAAATAGTGCAGCTTCCAGTGTACGACTTTGTCATCCATTCCAG GAAAGAGGAGACTGTGACGGTGTACCCAGCAGATGTGGTGCTTTGTGAGGGCATTCTAATGTTCTATGCTCAGGAGATCCGGGACATGTTCCAAATGAAGCTGTTCGTCGACACAGACGCCGATACCAGACTGTCACGCCGAG TGCTTCGGGATATCTGTGAACGAGGACGGGACTTGGAGAGCGTACTCAGCCAGTACATCATGTTCGTCAAACCTGCTTTTGAGGAGTTCTGCCTACCG ACCAAGAAATACGCTGACGTCATCATACCCAGAGGCGCAGACAACCTCG TTGCCATAAACCTAATAGTTCAACACATCCAGGACATCCTCAATGGGGGTTTAAACAAGAAGAACAATGGCTGCCTGGAGGACTATGAATTGACTCAGAACCTGCAAAACACTGAGCCCAGCAGTCGCCCCCATTGA
- the uck2a gene encoding uridine-cytidine kinase 2-A isoform X1 encodes MAGDDETKPDDQTANDQNNRQPFLIGVAGGTASGKSSVCSKIMELLGQNKIDHHHRQVVILSLDSFYRVLSPEQKARALKGQFNFDHPDAFDNDLIISTLWDILEGKIVQLPVYDFVIHSRKEETVTVYPADVVLCEGILMFYAQEIRDMFQMKLFVDTDADTRLSRRVLRDICERGRDLESVLSQYIMFVKPAFEEFCLPTKKYADVIIPRGADNLVAINLIVQHIQDILNGGLNKKNNGCLEDYELTQNLQNTEPSSRPH; translated from the exons ATGGCAGGGGACGACGAAACAAAGCCGGATGACCAAACCGCAAATGATCAGAACAATCGGCAACCTTTTCTAATCGGTGTCGCTGGAGGAACTGCCAGTGGCAAG TCGTCGGTGTGCAGTAAGATCATGGAGCTTCTTGGGCAGAACAAGATCGACCACCACCATAGGCAGGTGGTGATCCTCAGCCTGGACAGCTTCTACAGGGTGCTCTCCCCTGAGCAGAAAGCCAGAGCTCTGAAGGGACAGTTCAACTTCGACCATCCAG ATGCGTTCGATAATGACCTCATCATCTCCACCTTGTGGGACATCTTGGAGGGCAAAATAGTGCAGCTTCCAGTGTACGACTTTGTCATCCATTCCAG GAAAGAGGAGACTGTGACGGTGTACCCAGCAGATGTGGTGCTTTGTGAGGGCATTCTAATGTTCTATGCTCAGGAGATCCGGGACATGTTCCAAATGAAGCTGTTCGTCGACACAGACGCCGATACCAGACTGTCACGCCGAG TGCTTCGGGATATCTGTGAACGAGGACGGGACTTGGAGAGCGTACTCAGCCAGTACATCATGTTCGTCAAACCTGCTTTTGAGGAGTTCTGCCTACCG ACCAAGAAATACGCTGACGTCATCATACCCAGAGGCGCAGACAACCTCG TTGCCATAAACCTAATAGTTCAACACATCCAGGACATCCTCAATGGGGGTTTAAACAAGAAGAACAATGGCTGCCTGGAGGACTATGAATTGACTCAGAACCTGCAAAACACTGAGCCCAGCAGTCGCCCCCATTGA